In a genomic window of Thermosynechococcus sp. CL-1:
- the psbD gene encoding photosystem II D2 protein (photosystem q(a) protein): protein MTIAIGRAPAERGWFDILDDWLKRDRFVFVGWSGILLFPCAYLALGGWLTGTTFVTSWYTHGLASSYLEGCNFLTVAVSTPANSMGHSLLLLWGPEAQGDFTRWCQLGGLWTFIALHGAFGLIGFMLRQFEIARLVGIRPYNAIAFSAPIAVFVSVFLIYPLGQSSWFFAPSFGVAAIFRFLLFFQGFHNWTLNPFHMMGVAGVLGGALLCAIHGATVENTLFQDGEGASTFRAFSPTQSEETYSMVTANRFWSQIFGIAFSNKRWLHFFMLFVPVTGLWMSAIGVVGLALNLRSYDFISQEIRAAEDPEFETFYTKNLLLNEGIRAWMAPQDQPHENFVFPEEVLPRGNAL, encoded by the coding sequence ATGACGATCGCAATTGGACGAGCGCCAGCAGAACGGGGATGGTTTGACATCCTCGACGACTGGCTCAAGCGTGACAGATTTGTCTTTGTCGGCTGGTCAGGCATCCTGCTGTTTCCCTGCGCCTACCTTGCCCTCGGGGGCTGGCTGACCGGTACCACCTTTGTGACCTCTTGGTACACCCACGGCCTCGCCTCCAGCTACCTCGAAGGCTGCAACTTCCTCACCGTTGCCGTTTCCACCCCCGCCAACAGCATGGGGCACTCCCTTCTTCTCCTTTGGGGTCCCGAAGCCCAAGGGGACTTCACCCGCTGGTGCCAACTCGGTGGTCTGTGGACCTTTATCGCCCTCCACGGCGCCTTTGGCCTCATTGGCTTCATGCTGCGGCAATTTGAAATTGCTCGCTTGGTGGGCATCCGTCCCTACAACGCCATTGCCTTCAGTGCCCCCATTGCCGTCTTTGTCAGCGTCTTTTTGATCTACCCCTTGGGGCAATCCAGTTGGTTCTTTGCCCCCAGCTTTGGGGTGGCTGCCATCTTCCGCTTCCTGCTGTTCTTCCAAGGGTTCCACAACTGGACTTTGAACCCCTTCCACATGATGGGGGTGGCCGGTGTGCTCGGCGGTGCCCTGTTGTGTGCCATCCACGGTGCCACAGTGGAGAACACCCTCTTCCAAGATGGCGAAGGCGCCAGCACTTTCCGTGCCTTTAGCCCCACCCAATCGGAAGAGACCTACTCGATGGTGACGGCGAACCGGTTCTGGAGCCAAATTTTTGGGATTGCCTTCTCGAACAAGCGCTGGTTGCACTTTTTCATGTTGTTTGTGCCCGTAACGGGGCTGTGGATGAGTGCGATTGGCGTGGTGGGTCTGGCGTTGAACCTGCGGTCTTACGACTTTATTTCCCAGGAGATTCGGGCCGCGGAAGACCCTGAGTTTGAGACGTTCTACACGAAGAACCTGCTCTTGAACGAGGGCATCCGCGCTTGGATGGCGCCCCAAGACCAACCCCATGAAAACTTTGTCTTCCCAGAAGAGGTACTCCCCCGTGGTAACGCTCTCTAG
- the rbfA gene encoding 30S ribosome-binding factor RbfA, giving the protein MATERRVARVAELIKREVSQLLMYEIRDERVGAGMVSVTDVEVSGDLQHAKIFVSIYSTDEVRRSTMAGLKAASGFVRRELGQRIRLRRTPEVVFIEDRSLERGSRVLSLLNQIGQQQSAAETPETAS; this is encoded by the coding sequence ATGGCGACCGAACGACGGGTGGCACGGGTAGCAGAATTAATCAAACGGGAAGTAAGCCAGTTGTTAATGTATGAAATCCGCGATGAGCGCGTGGGGGCGGGCATGGTCAGTGTCACCGATGTGGAAGTTTCCGGTGATTTGCAGCACGCCAAGATCTTCGTCAGTATCTACAGCACCGACGAGGTACGCCGCTCAACGATGGCTGGATTGAAGGCGGCTTCAGGCTTTGTGCGACGGGAATTGGGGCAACGCATTCGCCTGCGGCGGACACCGGAGGTCGTCTTTATTGAGGATCGATCGCTGGAACGGGGCAGTCGCGTTCTTTCGCTACTCAATCAAATTGGGCAACAGCAGAGTGCTGCAGAGACTCCTGAAACAGCGTCTTAG
- a CDS encoding sulfite exporter TauE/SafE family protein, with protein sequence MLSYWIGHGLAIAIGLSLGLLGGGGSVLALPVLVYVMGIETKVAIPMTLVIVGSVSLLAVIPQWRRGYVNLRLALIFGSATMMGAYLGARLAALPWITDTVQLLLFAVAMMVAAILMIRRQQRPPAPELTPPESSLESQLYAPPVCKYCWLWLPTEGIGVGILTGLVGVGGGFAIVPALVLLGKIPMRQAIGTSLLIIAANSVAAVWGYLGTVSLDPRLTLTLTLASAGGSVIGSYLSHRISAKRLQQGFGYFLIGIAAFVILKTLLAPPQRSKSSSLPPRHYLTASVPARPSRT encoded by the coding sequence ATGCTGAGCTACTGGATAGGGCATGGTCTGGCGATCGCCATCGGCTTGAGTCTGGGTCTATTGGGGGGCGGCGGTTCTGTCCTTGCCCTGCCAGTGCTGGTCTATGTCATGGGCATTGAAACCAAGGTCGCGATCCCGATGACGCTTGTGATTGTCGGCAGCGTCAGTTTACTGGCAGTGATTCCCCAGTGGCGGCGCGGCTACGTTAATTTGCGTCTAGCACTGATTTTTGGTTCCGCAACCATGATGGGTGCCTATCTCGGGGCGCGACTGGCAGCCTTGCCTTGGATTACCGATACGGTGCAACTCTTACTCTTTGCCGTTGCCATGATGGTGGCGGCTATTTTAATGATTCGGCGGCAACAGCGTCCCCCTGCCCCTGAACTCACCCCGCCGGAAAGTTCCCTTGAAAGCCAGCTTTATGCCCCCCCAGTCTGTAAGTACTGTTGGCTGTGGCTACCCACCGAAGGCATTGGTGTGGGTATTCTGACGGGGTTGGTGGGAGTGGGTGGGGGATTTGCCATTGTGCCTGCCCTTGTTTTATTGGGCAAAATTCCAATGCGGCAGGCGATCGGCACCTCCCTGTTGATTATTGCCGCCAATTCCGTGGCTGCGGTTTGGGGCTATCTGGGCACGGTTAGCTTGGATCCACGCTTGACCCTGACCCTCACCTTAGCCTCTGCGGGTGGTTCTGTTATCGGTAGCTATCTCAGTCACCGCATTTCTGCCAAGCGACTTCAGCAGGGCTTTGGTTACTTCTTAATTGGCATTGCGGCCTTTGTGATCCTGAAAACCCTACTGGCACCTCCCCAGCGCAGCAAAAGTTCCTCCCTACCGCCGAGGCACTACCTTACTGCATCGGTTCCCGCAAGACCAAGCCGCACCTAA
- a CDS encoding YdiU family protein, with the protein MSRHCFQNLEYEPAFLSLGEEYWDEVQAATFPQHILRFRNDALLPLMGLNPAKVTDADFIAAFGQFQGREPFLAMRYHGYQFGEYNARLGDGRGFLYGQFRGVDGQLYDLGTKGSGTTPYSRGGDGRLTLKGGVREVLASELLHRLGVSTFRSLSLVETGESLWRGDEPSPTRSSVLVRLGRSHIRFGTFERLHYLRRPDLIRRLLDHVIDYYYPHLLEIPNPKERDCAFYRELVARTADLAAQWLVAGFCHGVLNTDNMAITGESFDYGPYVFLEHYDLGFTAAYFDYYGRYAYGNQPAICAWNLEKLQIPLSSVMPLEEMQAALKTFGDRCQTTYLKLMLKRLGWADLPLEIGRPLVAETQAFLSRSTISYPQFFVSLRQEFSPEWAVDPSHIFRNSSTLTPADQKLLEAWKRTYFELLQQATPLQQAALPQTLAAANPLFILTRPQIEHIWQAIDQADDWSRFTTALELMQA; encoded by the coding sequence ATGTCTCGACATTGCTTTCAAAACCTTGAGTACGAACCCGCATTTCTCTCCCTAGGGGAAGAGTACTGGGACGAGGTACAGGCGGCAACCTTTCCGCAGCATATTCTGCGTTTTCGCAATGATGCCCTCTTACCCCTGATGGGTCTGAATCCCGCCAAGGTAACTGATGCTGACTTTATTGCGGCCTTTGGCCAGTTTCAGGGGCGTGAACCTTTTTTAGCAATGCGTTACCACGGCTACCAATTTGGGGAATACAATGCTCGCTTGGGGGATGGCCGAGGGTTTCTCTATGGTCAGTTTCGCGGTGTGGATGGTCAACTGTATGACCTTGGCACGAAAGGATCTGGCACCACACCCTATTCGCGGGGGGGAGATGGTCGCCTGACACTCAAAGGCGGTGTCCGTGAGGTTTTGGCCAGTGAACTGCTGCATCGCTTGGGGGTGAGCACCTTTCGCAGTCTCAGCTTGGTGGAAACGGGAGAATCCCTCTGGCGAGGGGATGAGCCATCGCCGACGCGATCGAGTGTCTTAGTGCGCCTTGGCCGTTCCCATATTCGCTTTGGTACCTTTGAGCGGCTCCACTATCTGCGGCGACCGGACTTGATTCGACGGTTGCTCGACCACGTCATTGACTACTACTACCCCCACTTGCTAGAGATCCCAAACCCCAAGGAACGGGATTGTGCCTTTTATCGTGAGCTAGTGGCACGCACAGCGGATCTGGCGGCGCAGTGGTTGGTGGCGGGGTTTTGCCACGGTGTTTTGAACACCGATAATATGGCCATTACGGGCGAGAGCTTCGACTATGGTCCCTATGTCTTTTTGGAGCACTATGATTTGGGGTTTACAGCCGCCTACTTTGACTACTATGGCCGCTACGCCTACGGCAATCAACCAGCAATTTGTGCTTGGAATTTGGAGAAGCTGCAAATCCCTCTGTCTTCAGTAATGCCCCTTGAGGAAATGCAAGCTGCCCTAAAGACCTTTGGCGATCGCTGCCAAACCACCTACTTGAAACTCATGCTCAAGCGCCTCGGTTGGGCAGATCTTCCTCTAGAAATTGGCCGTCCCTTAGTGGCAGAGACCCAAGCTTTTCTCAGCCGCAGCACCATCAGTTATCCCCAATTCTTTGTCAGCCTGCGGCAAGAATTCTCCCCTGAGTGGGCTGTAGATCCCAGTCATATCTTTCGTAACAGCTCAACCCTCACGCCAGCAGATCAGAAATTGCTAGAGGCTTGGAAAAGAACCTATTTTGAGCTACTTCAGCAAGCCACGCCGTTACAACAAGCCGCACTTCCCCAAACCCTAGCGGCTGCCAATCCCCTTTTTATCCTGACTCGTCCGCAGATTGAACACATTTGGCAGGCCATTGATCAGGCGGATGATTGGTCACGATTTACTACAGCCCTTGAGTTGATGCAGGCATGA
- the psbC gene encoding photosystem II reaction center protein CP43 has product MVTLSSNSIFATNRDQESSGFAWWAGNARLINLSGKLLGAHVAHAGLIVFWAGAMTLFELAHFIPEKPMYEQGLILIPHIATLGWGVGPGGEVVDTFPFFVVGVVHLISSAVLGFGGVYHAIRGPETLEEYSSFFGYDWKDKNKMTTILGFHLIVLGIGALLLVAKAMFFGGLYDTWAPGGGDVRVITNPTLDPTVIFGYLLKSPFGGEGWIVSVNNLEDVVGGHIWIGLICIAGGIWHILTTPFGWARRAFIWSGEAYLSYSLGALSMMGFIATCFVWFNNTVYPSEFYGPTGPEASQAQAMTFLIRDQKLGANVGSAQGPTGLGKYLMRSPTGEIIFGGETMRFWDFRGPWLEPLRGPNGLDLNKIKNDIQPWQERRAAEYMTHAPLGSLNSVGGVATEINSVNFVSPRSWLATSHFVLAFFFLVGHLWHAGRARAAAAGFEKGIDRESEPVLSMPSLD; this is encoded by the coding sequence GTGGTAACGCTCTCTAGTAACTCGATTTTTGCCACCAATCGCGACCAAGAATCCTCCGGTTTCGCGTGGTGGGCCGGTAATGCTCGTCTGATTAATCTCTCCGGCAAACTCTTGGGTGCTCACGTCGCCCACGCTGGCCTGATCGTTTTCTGGGCCGGTGCCATGACCCTGTTCGAGTTGGCTCACTTCATTCCTGAGAAGCCAATGTACGAGCAAGGGCTGATCCTCATTCCCCACATTGCCACCCTTGGTTGGGGCGTTGGCCCTGGGGGTGAAGTCGTGGACACCTTCCCCTTCTTTGTGGTCGGGGTGGTGCACCTGATTTCCTCTGCTGTTCTCGGCTTTGGTGGGGTTTACCATGCCATTCGTGGCCCTGAAACCCTTGAGGAATACTCCTCCTTCTTTGGCTACGACTGGAAAGATAAAAACAAAATGACGACGATCCTCGGTTTCCACCTGATCGTCCTCGGTATTGGTGCCCTGCTGTTGGTGGCCAAAGCCATGTTCTTTGGTGGCCTCTATGACACTTGGGCACCCGGCGGTGGCGATGTCCGCGTCATTACCAACCCCACCCTTGACCCCACGGTGATCTTTGGCTACCTGCTGAAGTCTCCCTTTGGCGGTGAGGGCTGGATCGTCAGCGTCAACAATCTTGAGGACGTTGTCGGTGGTCACATTTGGATCGGTTTGATCTGCATTGCTGGTGGTATCTGGCACATTCTGACGACGCCCTTTGGTTGGGCACGCCGTGCCTTTATCTGGTCTGGGGAAGCCTATCTGTCCTATAGCTTGGGCGCCCTGTCCATGATGGGCTTCATTGCCACCTGCTTTGTCTGGTTCAACAACACGGTCTATCCCAGTGAATTCTATGGTCCTACGGGTCCAGAGGCCTCTCAGGCTCAGGCAATGACCTTCTTGATCCGTGACCAAAAATTGGGTGCGAACGTCGGTTCGGCTCAAGGCCCCACCGGTCTTGGTAAATACCTGATGCGCTCTCCCACGGGTGAAATCATCTTCGGTGGTGAAACAATGCGCTTCTGGGATTTCCGTGGTCCTTGGTTGGAGCCGTTGCGCGGTCCCAATGGTCTTGACCTCAACAAGATCAAAAATGACATTCAGCCTTGGCAAGAGCGTCGTGCCGCTGAGTACATGACCCATGCACCTCTGGGTTCTTTGAACTCCGTGGGTGGTGTGGCCACGGAAATCAACTCGGTGAACTTCGTGTCACCCCGCTCTTGGCTGGCTACGTCCCACTTTGTCTTGGCCTTCTTCTTCCTAGTGGGTCACCTGTGGCATGCGGGTCGTGCCCGTGCCGCGGCGGCTGGTTTCGAGAAGGGGATTGACCGTGAGTCTGAACCCGTACTCTCGATGCCGAGCCTTGATTAG
- a CDS encoding lipid-A-disaccharide synthase-related protein — MKRLLCLSNGHGEDAIASSILQALRQRCPHLDLMALPLVGLGSAYTRLGIPVLQPGKILPSGGFIYMDLRQLWRDLRAGLLGLLGAQVRAIQRWQRFSVGHLLAVGDIVPLLLAYGTGGTYSFIGTAKSDYYLYDPTGRPYRWGMGWAGSDYLPWERWLWRSPRCRGIFVRDELTAKGLRQFGYTVHYCGNPMMDLVMPPPERSPFTTRTIVLLPGSRAPEAYRNWQQILRVLAPYADQPLTCLAAVSPSLDLRMLEQSLEGWQPIASALPQTSAWQLGQQQLILSSHHFREFLHWAEGGIALAGTATEQCVGLGKPVITFAGAGPQFTREFASRQKRLLGDSIFLLDDPQGAIPTLWQIWEDATLLARIAANGKERMGDPGASDRIAEQLLKILGN; from the coding sequence ATGAAGCGACTCCTTTGCCTGAGTAATGGCCACGGTGAGGACGCGATCGCCAGCTCGATTTTGCAGGCCTTGCGGCAGCGGTGCCCACACTTAGACCTAATGGCGTTGCCCTTGGTGGGCTTAGGGTCTGCCTATACGCGGCTGGGAATTCCTGTATTGCAGCCCGGAAAAATACTCCCCTCTGGGGGCTTTATCTACATGGATCTGCGACAGCTATGGCGGGATCTTAGAGCAGGGCTGCTGGGACTGTTGGGGGCGCAGGTTCGTGCTATTCAGCGTTGGCAGCGATTCTCAGTAGGGCATCTCTTAGCGGTGGGGGATATTGTGCCTCTACTGCTGGCCTATGGCACAGGGGGAACCTATAGTTTTATCGGCACTGCTAAGTCTGACTATTACCTATATGACCCGACGGGGCGTCCCTATCGTTGGGGCATGGGCTGGGCGGGGAGTGACTACCTGCCTTGGGAACGATGGTTGTGGCGATCGCCCCGCTGTCGAGGCATTTTTGTCCGTGATGAGTTAACCGCTAAAGGGTTGCGGCAATTCGGTTACACGGTTCACTACTGTGGCAATCCCATGATGGACTTAGTGATGCCACCCCCTGAGCGATCGCCTTTTACGACTAGAACCATTGTGCTACTGCCGGGGTCTCGTGCCCCTGAGGCCTACCGCAATTGGCAGCAGATCCTACGGGTACTGGCGCCCTATGCCGATCAGCCGCTGACCTGTCTTGCCGCTGTCAGTCCCAGCCTTGATTTACGGATGCTTGAGCAAAGCCTTGAGGGTTGGCAACCCATCGCCAGTGCATTACCCCAGACCAGCGCATGGCAGTTGGGTCAGCAACAACTGATTTTAAGTTCACATCACTTTCGTGAATTTCTGCATTGGGCCGAAGGGGGCATTGCCCTCGCCGGCACAGCCACAGAGCAGTGTGTGGGCTTAGGGAAACCCGTGATCACCTTTGCGGGTGCAGGCCCCCAGTTTACCCGTGAGTTTGCTAGTCGCCAAAAACGCCTTCTCGGAGACTCGATTTTCCTACTCGATGATCCTCAAGGAGCCATCCCGACCCTTTGGCAGATTTGGGAAGATGCGACTTTACTTGCGCGAATTGCCGCCAATGGCAAAGAACGCATGGGCGACCCCGGAGCGAGCGATCGCATTGCTGAGCAACTGTTAAAAATACTCGGCAATTGA